In Halarcobacter bivalviorum, a genomic segment contains:
- a CDS encoding L,D-transpeptidase family protein, translating to MKKTVLFLFFMFTFLFADLVDIYRTQGLDAVKAELEKELVKKEYWENYLSNKNVEYGYYESKEYLIVAEKQKKELKVFKVEKDDYNLLLKDNIIVGEKEGDKQIEGDLKTPEGAYVLTKKLTKLDQFYGPLALVTSYPNTFDKTLNKNGHGIWIHGMPLNEKREEFTKGCIALDNDKLEIIDESIAYDKSILLISDEHLKKTTKEEISTILAAIYKWRDAWKRSDIDEYLNFYSDSFRRHDGMSLENFAKYKERIFNKKEEKKIEFTNINIAPYPNSLNKQMYKVIMDEDYKTKFYTFVGKKELYIELKDNKVKILAEG from the coding sequence ATGAAAAAAACGGTACTTTTTTTATTTTTTATGTTTACTTTTTTATTTGCTGATTTAGTAGATATCTATCGAACACAGGGCTTAGATGCTGTAAAAGCAGAGCTTGAAAAAGAGTTAGTAAAAAAAGAGTATTGGGAAAATTACTTAAGTAATAAAAATGTTGAGTATGGTTACTATGAATCTAAAGAATATCTTATAGTTGCAGAAAAACAAAAAAAAGAATTAAAAGTATTTAAAGTAGAAAAAGATGATTATAATCTTCTTTTAAAAGATAATATTATTGTTGGAGAAAAAGAGGGAGATAAGCAGATAGAAGGGGATTTAAAAACACCTGAAGGTGCTTATGTTTTAACAAAAAAACTTACAAAACTAGACCAATTTTACGGACCATTAGCCCTTGTAACTTCTTATCCAAATACTTTTGATAAAACATTAAATAAAAATGGACATGGTATCTGGATTCATGGAATGCCATTAAATGAAAAAAGAGAAGAGTTTACAAAAGGTTGTATAGCTTTAGATAATGATAAACTAGAGATTATTGATGAGAGTATTGCTTATGATAAATCTATTTTATTAATAAGTGATGAACATCTTAAAAAGACTACAAAAGAAGAGATAAGCACAATTTTAGCAGCAATCTACAAATGGAGAGATGCTTGGAAAAGATCTGATATAGACGAGTATTTAAATTTTTATTCTGATTCTTTTAGAAGACATGATGGAATGTCTTTAGAAAATTTTGCAAAATATAAAGAGAGAATTTTTAATAAAAAAGAAGAGAAAAAGATTGAGTTTACAAATATTAATATTGCTCCTTATCCAAACTCATTAAATAAGCAAATGTATAAGGTTATAATGGATGAAGATTATAAAACAAAATTTTATACTTTTGTAGGGAAAAAAGAGCTATATATTGAGCTAAAAGATAATAAAGTAAAAATCTTAGCTGAGGGTTAA
- a CDS encoding peptidoglycan DD-metalloendopeptidase family protein has translation MKKIILLIFVFLSSFVFAKEVKELSWPKGETFLTFLEQYKIPQSLYFDLQKEDKELCSEINAGISYHLLLDEDNSLNQVLIPVSEDIQLHIAKQKDGTYKFQTLPISYQEIEETLVLETSHSPYIDIMKKTNNRNLANELIRAFKSSVNFRGMQKGDFVVIKYKQKIRLGKYFGQPEIIAAMVEINGDNNFIFRHERDGQYYDINGKSLTNFTFKTPVTYSRISSKFQKRRFHPVLKRYRAHLGVDYAAPRGTKIYAAADGRITFRGRKGGYGNTIIIQHKDGLRTLYAHQHKFKGGLRSGSKVKKGQHIGYVGSTGLSSGPHLHLGLYRNGQAIDPLRIIKVTKSKLKGNEKKVFIEYAKTMSNRLKGHTKELNVLIPTKLEDPTLSSPISIRNI, from the coding sequence GTGAAGAAAATCATTTTATTAATTTTTGTGTTTTTAAGCTCTTTTGTTTTTGCAAAAGAGGTAAAAGAGTTAAGTTGGCCAAAAGGGGAAACCTTTTTAACATTTTTAGAACAATATAAAATCCCTCAATCTTTATATTTTGATCTACAAAAAGAGGATAAAGAGTTATGTTCTGAGATAAATGCAGGTATTTCATATCATTTACTTTTAGATGAAGATAATAGTTTAAATCAAGTTTTAATCCCTGTATCTGAAGATATTCAACTTCATATAGCTAAACAAAAAGATGGTACTTATAAATTCCAAACCTTACCTATTTCATATCAAGAGATTGAAGAGACTTTAGTTTTAGAAACTTCACACTCACCATACATTGATATTATGAAGAAAACAAATAATAGAAATCTTGCAAATGAACTTATTCGTGCTTTTAAATCAAGTGTTAACTTTAGAGGAATGCAAAAAGGTGATTTTGTTGTAATTAAATATAAACAAAAAATAAGACTTGGGAAATATTTTGGACAACCTGAAATTATTGCTGCGATGGTTGAGATAAATGGAGATAATAACTTTATTTTTAGACATGAAAGAGATGGTCAATATTATGATATAAATGGTAAAAGTTTGACAAATTTTACGTTTAAAACTCCAGTTACTTATTCAAGAATTTCTAGTAAATTTCAAAAAAGAAGATTTCACCCTGTTTTAAAAAGATATAGAGCTCACTTAGGAGTAGACTATGCAGCTCCTAGAGGAACAAAAATCTATGCTGCTGCTGATGGAAGAATCACTTTTAGAGGAAGAAAAGGTGGATATGGGAATACAATTATAATCCAACATAAAGATGGATTAAGAACACTTTATGCTCACCAACATAAATTTAAAGGTGGTTTAAGAAGTGGAAGCAAAGTTAAAAAAGGTCAACATATTGGATATGTAGGAAGTACAGGATTAAGTTCTGGACCACACTTGCACTTAGGTTTATATAGAAATGGACAAGCAATTGATCCTTTAAGAATCATAAAGGTTACGAAGAGTAAACTTAAAGGAAATGAGAAAAAAGTTTTTATAGAGTATGCAAAAACTATGTCTAATAGATTAAAAGGTCATACAAAAGAGTTAAATGTGTTAATTCCAACTAAGCTTGAAGACCCTACTTTAAGCTCTCCAATTTCAATTAGGAATATTTAA
- the mgtE gene encoding magnesium transporter, whose amino-acid sequence MSEQRVITDAVELLNKIEDLHPSDIAYSLKKIHSDNSATFFDTIKKIPEEFLGEVILELPEYLREDVYEELSIKQLTEAVDELDSDDATDIIQEIEGIDQNKAKEVFKGLEEEDQEEINWLKRYNQDEAGSYMQTELFSANIKESIQDSINRLKEGKEKDELENIHQVFIINDDKKLLASILLEDLIIFDFSKTYEEILNSHEENKFRPFVVQDKDDIDDVAKQFEKYDLSVVAVVGYQGMLMGRITSDDILDVIEENATEQMYQLAGVDDDFEHDDNLFTIAKKRGFWLFLNLGTAILASLVIGLFDETIQSYVALAILMPIVASMGGNAGTQTLAVMVRQMALGDIDFDNSKSAIKKEVVISLLNGLVFALVIGLIAWVWFDKALLGLVIAMSMIINLFSAGFFGASIPLLLKKFNIDPAIGSTVLLTTVTDIVGFFSFLMLAKVILL is encoded by the coding sequence ATGTCAGAACAAAGAGTTATAACTGATGCTGTTGAACTTCTAAATAAGATAGAAGACCTTCATCCCAGTGATATAGCTTACTCTTTAAAAAAAATTCACTCTGATAATAGTGCAACTTTCTTTGACACAATCAAAAAAATCCCAGAAGAGTTTCTAGGAGAAGTAATTCTTGAGCTTCCTGAATATCTAAGAGAAGATGTTTATGAAGAACTTTCTATTAAGCAACTTACAGAAGCTGTTGATGAACTAGATTCTGATGATGCAACAGATATTATTCAAGAGATTGAAGGTATTGACCAAAACAAAGCAAAAGAGGTTTTTAAAGGTTTAGAAGAGGAAGACCAAGAAGAGATTAACTGGCTTAAAAGATATAACCAAGATGAAGCTGGTTCTTATATGCAAACAGAGCTTTTCTCTGCAAATATTAAAGAGAGTATTCAAGACTCAATTAATAGACTAAAAGAGGGAAAAGAGAAAGATGAATTAGAGAATATTCACCAAGTTTTTATTATAAATGATGATAAAAAACTTCTTGCTTCTATTTTACTTGAAGACTTAATTATTTTTGATTTTTCAAAAACTTATGAAGAGATACTTAATTCCCATGAAGAGAATAAATTTAGACCTTTTGTAGTACAAGATAAAGATGATATTGATGATGTAGCAAAACAGTTTGAAAAATATGACCTTTCTGTTGTTGCGGTTGTAGGTTATCAAGGTATGCTAATGGGTAGAATTACTTCGGATGATATCTTAGATGTAATCGAAGAAAATGCAACAGAACAAATGTACCAATTAGCAGGGGTTGATGATGATTTCGAGCATGATGATAACCTATTTACAATTGCAAAAAAAAGAGGGTTTTGGCTATTTTTAAATCTTGGTACTGCCATTTTAGCTTCACTTGTAATTGGTCTTTTTGATGAAACAATTCAATCATATGTAGCACTTGCGATTTTAATGCCAATCGTTGCTTCAATGGGTGGAAATGCTGGAACTCAAACTCTTGCCGTTATGGTTAGGCAAATGGCTTTAGGAGATATTGATTTTGATAATAGTAAAAGTGCTATAAAAAAAGAAGTAGTTATCTCTTTATTAAATGGTTTGGTTTTTGCTTTAGTTATTGGTCTAATTGCTTGGGTTTGGTTTGATAAAGCCTTACTTGGTTTAGTAATTGCAATGTCAATGATAATAAATCTATTTAGTGCTGGTTTCTTTGGGGCTTCAATTCCTCTTTTACTTAAAAAGTTTAATATAGACCCTGCTATTGGAAGTACAGTATTACTTACAACAGTAACAGATATTGTAGGTTTTTTCAGTTTCTTAATGCTAGCGAAAGTTATCTTGCTATAA
- the folE gene encoding GTP cyclohydrolase I FolE produces the protein MSKELEFENSVKNILEYIGEDVNREGLEKTPSRVRKAFEFMCGGYKQNPEDIINSALFTSSNDEMVVIKDIEFYSMCEHHMLPIIGKAHVAYIPDGKVVGLSKIPRVVDVFARRLQIQEQMTEQICDALHKALNPKGVAVMIDARHMCMEMRGVEKICSTTVTSALRGLFKKDKKTKDEFLSIVNSSLRK, from the coding sequence ATGAGTAAAGAGTTAGAGTTTGAAAACTCTGTTAAAAATATTTTAGAGTATATTGGTGAAGATGTAAATAGAGAAGGTTTAGAAAAAACTCCAAGTAGAGTTAGAAAAGCTTTTGAATTTATGTGTGGGGGATATAAACAAAACCCTGAAGATATTATTAATTCAGCACTATTTACAAGCTCAAATGATGAAATGGTTGTAATAAAAGATATTGAATTTTATTCAATGTGTGAACACCATATGTTACCAATTATCGGAAAAGCACATGTGGCTTATATTCCAGATGGAAAAGTAGTTGGGCTTTCTAAGATTCCAAGAGTTGTAGATGTTTTTGCTAGAAGATTACAGATACAAGAGCAGATGACAGAACAAATTTGTGATGCTTTACATAAAGCATTAAATCCAAAAGGTGTTGCAGTTATGATTGATGCAAGACATATGTGTATGGAGATGAGAGGAGTTGAAAAGATTTGTTCTACTACTGTAACTTCTGCACTAAGAGGATTATTTAAAAAAGATAAAAAAACAAAAGATGAGTTTCTTTCAATTGTAAACTCATCATTAAGAAAGTAA
- a CDS encoding type II secretion system F family protein, which produces MKYIVKYQENNKIKTKYLSEKQYLNKELPKNIISIKKSFDFFNIFKSKQKIYNRVLIDILYELNLMLEANILFDEAFDILINSASNEQISQFLKSLKYSFSNHINISDKLKEFAFDSFIITLFKIIQDSGNPKKHINILYEILKEEEELKRSIKKVFAYPLILVVSFIFALIGIFNYVVPKFESMFLQNDIKITLATKSLFFIKSLFEQYFFLLISLVILIVFLIVTIYKRNEKLRYFLDKKLFLSLPLISQIYRYRILYRFFYLVHSLLLSRYEFNETINKCKTLINNKYFLDRITRIDSSLKSGKSIYQSFKKANIFDEVVLNIIKTAEISNSLEKTSYEIRTIYKKRFNEKVEIFSIFIEPIFFILIMALIVWLILAIFVPLWSIGDILRT; this is translated from the coding sequence ATGAAATATATAGTTAAATATCAAGAGAATAATAAGATTAAAACAAAATATCTTAGTGAAAAACAGTACCTTAATAAAGAACTTCCTAAAAATATAATTAGTATAAAAAAGAGTTTTGATTTTTTTAATATTTTTAAGAGCAAACAGAAAATATATAATAGAGTCTTAATAGATATTTTATATGAGTTAAATTTGATGTTGGAAGCTAATATCTTATTTGATGAAGCCTTTGATATTTTAATAAATTCAGCAAGCAATGAGCAGATAAGTCAATTTCTAAAGAGTTTAAAATATAGCTTTTCAAATCATATAAATATAAGTGATAAGTTAAAAGAGTTTGCTTTTGACTCTTTTATTATAACTCTTTTTAAAATTATTCAAGATAGTGGAAATCCTAAGAAACATATAAATATTTTATATGAGATATTAAAAGAAGAGGAAGAGCTAAAAAGAAGTATAAAAAAGGTTTTTGCTTACCCTTTGATTCTTGTTGTCTCTTTTATTTTTGCACTTATTGGAATTTTTAATTATGTTGTTCCAAAATTTGAGAGTATGTTTCTTCAAAATGATATAAAAATAACTCTTGCTACAAAAAGTCTATTTTTTATTAAAAGCCTTTTTGAACAATATTTTTTTCTTCTTATTTCATTAGTTATTTTAATTGTTTTTCTAATAGTTACAATTTACAAAAGGAATGAAAAATTAAGATATTTTTTAGATAAAAAGCTGTTTTTATCCTTGCCTTTAATAAGTCAAATATATAGATATAGAATCTTGTATAGATTCTTTTATCTTGTACATAGTTTGCTTCTTTCAAGATATGAGTTTAATGAAACTATTAATAAGTGTAAAACTTTAATAAACAACAAATACTTTTTAGATAGAATTACACGAATTGATAGTTCCCTTAAAAGTGGTAAATCTATTTACCAAAGTTTTAAAAAAGCAAATATCTTTGATGAGGTTGTTTTAAATATTATAAAAACAGCTGAAATATCAAACTCTTTAGAGAAAACAAGCTATGAAATTAGAACTATCTATAAAAAAAGATTTAATGAAAAAGTAGAAATTTTTTCTATATTTATAGAACCTATATTTTTTATTTTGATTATGGCACTTATTGTTTGGTTAATATTAGCAATATTTGTTCCACTTTGGAGTATAGGTGATATATTAAGAACTTAA
- a CDS encoding GspE/PulE family protein, whose translation MNLYKHLINYDYVNSFEISSLKKALVLPISNDGIYCKFFVCKNSDHSLLALNLIIEEIEIEQKEIEFFLSDIKSRIKLFKLSKELLRQKEINPLKMEEFFNHLLTKALILRVSDIHFETLEISMLIRFRIDGELKSFYIFEKEFFKSISSYIKMLSRLDITKIRNPQDGRFSFEKIDFRVSTMPTISGESIVIRILDNLNVKDSFDNLNFSSHIIKSFKEILCLKEGLILITGPTGSGKSTTLYSLIKQLNSQNRKIITIEDPVEYKIEQVQQININEEIDLGFKSVLKNILRQDPDIILIGEIRDAFSLSIALQASLTGHLVLASIHANSSIETISRLIDLKADKFLLVSTLRYIISQRLVLKLCTCNEKGCEKCNFKGFLGRIGIAESLKINEKIKKYLMEDDFLIKIENYLKKLNFKRILDDGLKKVEEQKTTLKELYKVISS comes from the coding sequence ATGAATCTCTATAAACACTTAATAAATTATGATTATGTAAATAGTTTTGAAATAAGTAGTTTAAAAAAAGCCTTAGTTTTACCAATCTCAAATGATGGAATTTATTGTAAGTTTTTTGTTTGTAAAAACTCTGATCATTCTTTATTAGCACTTAATTTAATTATTGAAGAAATAGAGATAGAGCAAAAAGAGATAGAGTTTTTTTTAAGTGATATAAAAAGCAGAATAAAACTTTTTAAACTAAGTAAAGAGTTGTTAAGACAAAAAGAGATTAATCCTTTAAAAATGGAGGAGTTTTTTAATCATCTATTAACTAAAGCACTTATCTTAAGAGTTAGTGATATTCACTTTGAAACTTTAGAAATAAGTATGCTTATTCGTTTTAGAATAGATGGAGAACTAAAGAGTTTTTATATTTTTGAAAAAGAGTTCTTTAAAAGTATAAGTTCTTATATAAAGATGTTATCAAGATTAGATATTACAAAAATAAGAAATCCTCAAGATGGTAGATTTAGTTTTGAGAAAATTGATTTTAGAGTTTCAACAATGCCAACAATAAGTGGAGAATCAATTGTTATTAGAATATTAGATAACCTAAATGTAAAAGATAGTTTTGATAATTTAAATTTCTCTTCTCATATAATAAAAAGTTTTAAAGAGATTCTTTGTTTAAAAGAAGGACTTATTCTAATTACAGGACCTACAGGAAGTGGGAAAAGTACAACTTTATATTCTTTAATCAAACAATTGAATTCTCAAAATAGAAAAATCATAACTATAGAAGACCCAGTTGAATATAAAATTGAACAAGTACAACAAATCAATATAAATGAAGAGATTGATTTAGGCTTTAAAAGTGTATTAAAAAATATTTTAAGACAAGACCCTGATATTATTCTCATCGGGGAAATAAGAGATGCTTTTTCTTTATCTATAGCATTACAAGCTTCCTTAACTGGACATTTAGTTTTAGCTTCAATTCATGCAAACTCAAGTATTGAAACTATATCAAGATTAATAGATTTAAAAGCAGACAAATTTTTATTGGTAAGTACCTTAAGGTATATTATCTCTCAAAGATTAGTTCTAAAATTATGTACTTGTAATGAAAAAGGGTGTGAAAAGTGTAATTTTAAAGGTTTTTTAGGAAGAATAGGTATTGCTGAGAGTTTAAAAATTAATGAAAAGATAAAAAAATATTTGATGGAAGATGACTTTTTAATCAAGATTGAAAACTATTTAAAAAAACTTAACTTTAAAAGAATTTTAGATGATGGATTAAAAAAAGTTGAAGAGCAAAAAACTACACTAAAAGAGTTATATAAAGTAATAAGTTCTTAA
- the era gene encoding GTPase Era: MTKCGYVSVVGRPNAGKSSLLNWLVGEKIAMVSHKANATRKRSNIIVMHEDDQIVFVDTPGIHETEKLLNQFMLDEALKAIGDCDLILFLAPVTDKLTHYENFLEKNKKNTKHILLLTKIDNVSNNEVLEKMKEYEEYSDKYEAVIPVSIKKQTKHSDILDVVVKHLPEHPYLFDPEIMTTEHLRDIFKEFIRESIFENISDEIPYETDVIVNRVEEKKDLDVVKATIIVQKSTQKGMIIGKGASAIKRIGKDARIKIEKLTGRKCYLELFVSIRKGWTKDKKGLKELGYDVTF; encoded by the coding sequence ATGACTAAATGTGGTTATGTATCTGTAGTTGGAAGACCAAATGCAGGGAAAAGTTCACTTTTAAACTGGTTAGTTGGTGAAAAAATTGCAATGGTTTCTCATAAAGCAAATGCAACAAGAAAAAGATCAAACATAATAGTGATGCATGAAGATGATCAAATTGTTTTTGTAGATACTCCAGGTATTCATGAAACAGAAAAACTTCTTAATCAATTTATGTTAGATGAAGCATTAAAAGCAATAGGTGATTGTGATTTAATTTTATTTTTAGCACCTGTTACAGATAAACTAACACATTATGAAAATTTTTTAGAAAAAAACAAAAAAAATACAAAGCATATTTTACTTCTTACAAAAATTGATAATGTATCAAACAATGAAGTATTAGAGAAAATGAAAGAGTATGAAGAGTATTCAGATAAATATGAGGCTGTAATTCCCGTATCAATTAAAAAACAAACAAAACATTCAGATATATTAGATGTTGTAGTAAAACATTTACCAGAACATCCATATTTATTTGATCCTGAAATTATGACTACAGAGCACTTAAGAGATATCTTTAAAGAGTTTATTAGAGAATCAATTTTTGAAAATATTTCAGATGAAATACCTTATGAAACAGATGTAATTGTTAATAGAGTTGAAGAGAAAAAAGATTTAGATGTAGTAAAAGCTACAATTATTGTTCAAAAATCAACTCAAAAAGGAATGATTATTGGTAAAGGTGCAAGTGCAATTAAAAGAATTGGTAAAGATGCAAGAATCAAAATCGAAAAACTTACTGGAAGAAAGTGTTATTTAGAGCTTTTTGTCTCTATTAGAAAAGGTTGGACGAAAGATAAAAAAGGTCTAAAAGAGCTAGGATACGACGTAACTTTTTAA
- a CDS encoding HD-GYP domain-containing protein, producing MLKIFQKLTKNLSIKNIVLLGVIVMALIITVFVVTMTYLSSTIKYDQKTLKNILDLEKQNQNVLTIIRKINYIENKIIISESLDELEKIENELINKDSVNLIYKEGTYLVNYNKKVEEVSKNLLDLIEAQQNIFSKKYVVLFYKEEIKSYKKRVDSSIKKIIDETEGLYGKSSLFSKRYTRRNKQNIDLAFLYKFERVMSLSKDLDSSASILSGLIANIYSTNDLNVIRSIKLNSLSQVVSLFENSSIKVFEYKEFDKRFEENIYSINQEFYRIKDLLTLFISAKEQMLFEEKKLFDLLSERTIMNKDLVEKIKNLNQISEKIENDILSHSDFISKTTTIVIIIVGVVSLFLLFLAASTLIYRINFPLDFIINYIEKIKSKKTGLSSKLPIVINDEFGKLSKSFNSMTSTINKNIKEIQNLNKEIEDTQKEVILTMGAIGETRSKETGNHVKRVAEYSKILAIKYGLSEKEASLLKEASPMHDIGKVGIPDFVLKKPAKLNDEEWQIMKTHAQLGYEMLKHSNRKILKAAAIVAKEHHEKWDGSGYPEGLKGEDIHIYGRITAVADVFDALGSDRCYKKAWPLEKILELFKEEKGKHFDPKLVDLLFENIDEIIYIRDKYKDIFD from the coding sequence ATGTTAAAAATCTTTCAAAAACTAACCAAAAATCTATCTATAAAAAATATTGTTTTACTTGGTGTTATTGTAATGGCTTTAATAATAACAGTCTTTGTAGTAACAATGACTTATCTCTCTTCAACCATCAAATATGATCAAAAGACTTTAAAAAATATTTTAGATTTAGAAAAACAAAATCAAAATGTATTAACAATAATTCGAAAAATAAACTATATAGAAAATAAGATTATTATTAGTGAAAGTTTAGATGAACTAGAAAAAATAGAGAATGAACTAATTAATAAAGATAGTGTAAATTTAATCTATAAAGAAGGAACATATTTAGTAAATTATAATAAAAAAGTTGAAGAAGTTTCAAAGAATTTACTTGATTTAATAGAAGCTCAACAAAATATATTTTCAAAAAAATATGTAGTTCTTTTCTATAAAGAAGAGATAAAAAGTTATAAGAAAAGAGTTGATAGTTCAATTAAAAAAATTATAGATGAAACAGAAGGTTTGTATGGTAAATCATCACTTTTTAGTAAAAGATATACAAGAAGAAATAAACAAAATATTGACTTAGCCTTTTTATATAAATTTGAAAGAGTTATGAGTCTAAGTAAAGATTTAGATAGTTCGGCAAGTATTCTTTCTGGTTTAATAGCAAATATATATTCTACAAATGATTTAAATGTGATTCGTTCAATAAAATTAAATAGTTTATCTCAGGTAGTAAGTTTATTTGAAAATAGTTCTATAAAAGTATTTGAATATAAAGAGTTTGACAAGAGATTTGAAGAGAACATTTACAGTATAAATCAAGAGTTTTATCGAATAAAGGATTTATTAACTCTTTTTATTTCAGCTAAAGAACAAATGCTTTTTGAAGAGAAAAAGTTATTTGATTTATTATCAGAAAGAACAATAATGAACAAAGATTTAGTAGAAAAAATAAAGAACTTAAATCAAATTTCAGAAAAAATTGAAAATGATATTTTATCTCATTCTGATTTTATATCAAAAACTACAACTATTGTAATTATTATTGTTGGAGTTGTTTCTTTATTTTTACTTTTTTTAGCTGCTAGTACATTAATTTATAGAATCAATTTCCCTTTAGATTTTATTATTAATTATATAGAAAAGATAAAGAGTAAAAAAACAGGACTTTCATCTAAACTGCCAATTGTTATAAATGATGAATTTGGAAAACTTTCTAAATCTTTTAATTCAATGACTTCTACTATAAATAAAAATATTAAAGAGATACAAAATTTAAATAAGGAGATTGAAGATACACAAAAAGAAGTTATTCTTACAATGGGTGCAATAGGTGAAACTAGGTCTAAAGAGACGGGTAACCATGTAAAAAGAGTTGCTGAGTATTCAAAAATATTAGCAATAAAATATGGATTAAGTGAAAAAGAAGCAAGCTTATTAAAAGAGGCAAGTCCTATGCATGATATAGGAAAGGTAGGAATTCCAGATTTTGTATTGAAAAAACCTGCAAAACTTAATGATGAAGAGTGGCAGATAATGAAAACCCACGCTCAACTTGGTTATGAGATGTTAAAGCATTCAAATAGAAAGATTTTAAAAGCAGCTGCAATTGTTGCAAAAGAGCATCATGAAAAATGGGATGGAAGTGGTTATCCTGAAGGTTTAAAAGGTGAAGATATTCATATATATGGAAGAATAACAGCTGTAGCAGATGTCTTTGATGCTTTAGGTAGCGATAGATGCTATAAAAAGGCATGGCCTTTAGAAAAAATATTAGAACTTTTTAAAGAAGAAAAAGGAAAACATTTTGATCCTAAGTTAGTTGACTTACTTTTTGAGAATATTGACGAGATAATATATATAAGAGATAAGTATAAAGATATTTTTGATTGA
- a CDS encoding ABC transporter substrate-binding protein yields the protein MKKKFILIIFFITLNLYSNELKIGMSADFSASISYLGNNMKKGIESYFHNINKTSSFKYKLIAYDDKYNPVLASQNVEQLIHKDNVVALLGNTGTPTTTVTLPIINKNKIPLIGPYSGGKILRDSLTNKYSFNYRVGYYNEVSQIVIHLLNQGLKPDELAVFSQNDTYGDSGYLGVLEAFRSKNLEMKEIIHERYTKETSNIEFGLSKLLDYNKDFKAFIIVGVNKATTKFIEYAKEDFPNAKFFLISAMNISTISNNLKKYEDDIYSTQVVPLLDKNLDIVNEYKNDFKELYPNEKFNLISFEGYIIAKLFHEVIKGLKFEEIDKKSIEKKLLTIDNIDIGLGFKSSFNNKKHQYSNRVWLTKMKNGQLQNVSWEEILIK from the coding sequence ATGAAAAAAAAATTTATTCTAATTATATTTTTTATTACTCTAAATTTGTATTCAAATGAGCTTAAAATTGGAATGAGTGCAGACTTTTCTGCTTCTATTTCATATTTAGGTAATAATATGAAAAAAGGTATAGAATCTTACTTTCATAATATTAATAAGACCTCTTCTTTTAAGTATAAGTTAATTGCTTATGATGATAAGTATAATCCAGTTTTAGCAAGTCAAAATGTTGAACAATTAATACATAAAGATAATGTTGTTGCTTTACTTGGAAATACAGGAACTCCGACAACAACCGTAACTCTTCCTATAATAAATAAAAATAAAATTCCATTAATTGGTCCTTATTCTGGAGGAAAAATTTTAAGGGATTCTTTAACTAATAAATATAGCTTCAATTATAGAGTAGGTTATTATAATGAAGTTAGTCAAATAGTAATACATCTTTTGAATCAAGGTCTAAAGCCAGATGAACTTGCAGTTTTTTCTCAAAATGATACTTATGGAGATAGTGGATATCTTGGAGTTTTAGAAGCCTTTCGAAGTAAAAACTTAGAGATGAAAGAGATTATTCACGAAAGATATACAAAGGAGACTAGCAATATTGAGTTTGGGTTAAGTAAGTTACTTGATTATAATAAAGATTTTAAAGCTTTTATCATAGTAGGTGTTAATAAAGCAACTACAAAATTTATTGAATATGCAAAAGAAGATTTCCCAAATGCAAAGTTTTTCTTAATCTCAGCTATGAATATTTCTACAATCTCAAACAATCTTAAAAAGTATGAAGATGATATTTACTCAACACAAGTTGTTCCTTTGTTAGATAAAAATCTTGATATTGTAAATGAATATAAAAATGATTTTAAAGAGCTTTATCCAAACGAAAAATTTAATTTAATTTCTTTTGAAGGGTATATCATTGCAAAACTTTTTCATGAAGTTATAAAAGGGTTAAAATTTGAAGAAATAGATAAAAAAAGTATTGAAAAAAAGTTATTAACTATTGATAATATAGATATTGGTTTAGGTTTTAAATCAAGTTTTAATAATAAAAAACATCAATATAGTAATCGTGTTTGGCTTACAAAAATGAAAAATGGTCAGCTTCAAAATGTTTCTTGGGAAGAGATATTAATAAAGTAG